The Xanthomonas sontii genomic sequence GTGCTGCGGATGCGCCTGGGCAAGCGCCACGACCCGGAGGCAGGTTCGGCGCTGATGCGCCTGCTGGCCGGCGCCACCCACGTGGTGATGTACGCGCTGCTGCTGACCCTGCCGGTGCTGGGCTGGGCGCTGAGCCAATCGATGGGCAAACCGGTGCATCTGTTCGGCGCGACGCTGCCGGAGCTGGTCGCGCCCGATCCCGATCTCGCCGACACCCTGGGCGCCTGGCACGTGGACGCGGCCTGGCTGCTGCTCGGCCTGATCCTGCTGCACATCGGCGCGGCGCTGTGGCACCACCTCGTCCGCCGCGACGCGGTGCTGCAACGGATGCTGCCGTTCCTGCGCCGCCGCTGAGCCACGTCTCCCTTCCCCGTTTGCGTCCGTCGCCGCCCCCACCCGCCCGCCAAAGGACTTTCCGCATGCACCAGGCCCCGTCGTCCCCCTCCACCTTCTCCCGCAGCGATAGGACGCGCGGCGCCGAGCAGGCGCTGCTGTGGTCGGCGCTCGGTTCGCTGCTGCTGGTGCTGAGCCCGCGCGCGGCCGCGGTGCCGGCATTCGCGCGGCAGACCGGCTCGTCCTGCGCCGACTGCCACATCGGCGCCTACGGCCCAGCGCTGACCCCGTACGGCATGCGCTTCAAGCTCGGCGGCTACACCGACAGCGACGGCAACGGCACCAAGATCCCGGTCTCCGCCCAGCTCACCGCCACCCGCAGCGTGCCGGCGCGCGGCGAGAGCCGCACCCGCTTCAGCGAAGCCGACCTGTACCTGGCCGGACGCATCACC encodes the following:
- a CDS encoding cytochrome b, which encodes MVWLHWLTVLCLVLAAGLILLREEVEGRMWRQWLLEGHRHFGLFVLGLFCLRVVLRMRLGKRHDPEAGSALMRLLAGATHVVMYALLLTLPVLGWALSQSMGKPVHLFGATLPELVAPDPDLADTLGAWHVDAAWLLLGLILLHIGAALWHHLVRRDAVLQRMLPFLRRR